From one Populus alba chromosome 17, ASM523922v2, whole genome shotgun sequence genomic stretch:
- the LOC118029674 gene encoding ultraviolet-B receptor UVR8 isoform X3 gives MTARGTLGHPPETKTENIPSQVKDLANVNIVQAAIGGWHCLAVDDQGRAYAWVRLLIVCIPVEGLVGMSLVMNDESKYDVSWTNVGGNEYGQCGEEPERKDDTGRPLRRDIVIPQCCASKLVVRQVAAGGTHSVVLTREGHVWSWGQPWPPGDIKQISVPVRVQGLERVRLIAVGAFHNLALQEDGTLWAWGNNEYGQLGTGDTQPRSQPITVQGLSGLTLVDIAAGGWHSTALTDDGEVYGWGRGEHGRLGFGDNDKSSKMVPQRVNLLVGEDIVQVSCGGTHSVALTRDGRMYTFGRGDHGRLGYGRKVTTGQPMEVPTDIPPPKNLSESGDEGRWIAKLVASGGRHTLAIVEWHTGDSK, from the exons ATGACGGCAAG AGGGACATTAGGGCATCCACCGGAGACCAAGACTGAGAACATTCCTAGCCAGGTCAAGGATCTTGCTAATGTCAACATTGTTCAG gCAGCAATTGGTGGATGGCATTGTTTGGCTGTTGATGATCAAGGACGTGCTTATGCTTGGG TTAGGTTGCTCATTGTTTGCATACCTGTGGAAGGACTAGTGGGGATGTCACTTGTGATGAATGATGAATCTAAATATGATGTATCTTGGACAAATGTAGGTGGAAATGAATATGGCCAGTGTGGTGAAGAACCCGAGAGGAAAGATGACACTGGGAGGCCTTTGAGAAGGGATATAGTCATTCCCCAATGTTGTGCATCAAAACTTGTAGTTCGCCAG GTAGCTGCTGGGGGTACTCACTCTGTGGTTCTCACACGTGAAGGGCATGTATGGAGCTGGGGTCAACCATGGCCTCCTGGAGACAT AAAGCAGATATCTGTCCCTGTGCGTGTACAAGGCCTTGAAAGAGTGAGGCTCATTGCAGTTGGTGCATTTCATAATTTAGCTCTTCAAGAAGATGGAACTTTATGGGCTTGGGGTAATAATGAATATGGACAGCTTGGAACCGGTGATACCCAGCCAAGATCTCAACCTATTACTGTCCAAGGACTTTCTGGTCTCACTTTG GTTGATATTGCTGCTGGTGGATGGCATTCTACTGCATTGACTGATGATGGGGAG GTGTATGGCTGGGGAAGAGGTGAACATGGAAGGTTGGGTTTTGGAGATAATGACAAGAGCAGTAAAATGGTTCCCCAAAGGGTTAATCTTTTAGTAGGGGAGGACATTGTTCAG GTATCTTGTGGCGGGACTCATTCAGTTGCATTGACACGTGATGGACGGATGTATACA TTTGGTCGAGGTGACCATGGACGACTTGGATATGGGAGGAAGGTGACTACAGGCCAACCAATGGAAGTGCCAACAGACATCCCACCTCCTAAAAATCTCAGTGAAAGTGGAGATGAGGGACGCTGGATTGCTAAACTTGTTGCTAGTGGTGGTCGCCATACCTTGGCCATTGTGGAATGGCACACTGGTGATTCTAAATAG
- the LOC140954797 gene encoding probable CoA ligase CCL7, translating to MAVNALPRRTTFAEKPQKLGTDNKCCREQLRMHFPGYFNNPQATKDTIDKKGWVHTGDLGYFDDDGQLFVVDRIKELIKYKGFQVAPAELEELLVSHPENFGCCCHPLIICIARCRYPDAEAGEVPVAYVVRSPDSALTEEDVQKFISDQVAPFKRLRKVTFINGVPKSASGKVLRRELVQKVKSKM from the exons ATGGCAGTTAATGCACTGCCAAGAAGGACAACCTTTGCCGAGAAGCCCCAGAAACTTGGAACTGATAACAAGTGCTGCAGAGAGCAGTTACGGATGCACTTTCCAG GTTATTTCAATAATCCGCAAGCCACAAAAGATACCATAGATAAAAAGGGTTGGGTACATACTGGAGATCTTGgatattttgatgatgatggaCAACTTTTTGTTGTTGATCGGATTAAAGAGCTCATCAAGTACAAAGGTTTTCAG GTGGCACCCGCTGAGCTAGAAGAGCTGCTGGTTTCTCATCCTGAAAATTTTGGATGTTGTTGTCACCCC TTGATTATTTGTATTGCTCGCTGTAGATATCCTGACGCTGAAGCTGGCGAGGTACCAGTTGCATATGTTGTGCGCTCACCTGACAGCGCACTGACAGAAGAAGATGTTCAGAAATTTATTTCTGATCAG GTTGCACCCTTCAAAAGATTGCGGAAGGTGACTTTCATCAATGGTGTACCTAAATCAGCTTCAGGAAAAGTCCTCAGAAGAGAGCTCGTTCAGAAAGTGAAATCCAAGATGTGA
- the LOC118029674 gene encoding ultraviolet-B receptor UVR8 isoform X1, with protein sequence MATESSVIAWGSGEDGQLGIGNNEEKEWVCIVKALEPYKVRSVVAGSRNSLAICDDGKLFTWGWNQRGTLGHPPETKTENIPSQVKDLANVNIVQAAIGGWHCLAVDDQGRAYAWVRLLIVCIPVEGLVGMSLVMNDESKYDVSWTNVGGNEYGQCGEEPERKDDTGRPLRRDIVIPQCCASKLVVRQVAAGGTHSVVLTREGHVWSWGQPWPPGDIKQISVPVRVQGLERVRLIAVGAFHNLALQEDGTLWAWGNNEYGQLGTGDTQPRSQPITVQGLSGLTLVDIAAGGWHSTALTDDGEVYGWGRGEHGRLGFGDNDKSSKMVPQRVNLLVGEDIVQVSCGGTHSVALTRDGRMYTFGRGDHGRLGYGRKVTTGQPMEVPTDIPPPKNLSESGDEGRWIAKLVASGGRHTLAIVEWHTGDSK encoded by the exons ATGGCAACTGAGTCCTCTGTGATTGCCTG GGGATCAGGTGAGGATGGACAACTAGGGATAGGAAATAACGAAGAAAAAGAATGGGTTTGCATTGTCAAAGCTCTTGAACCTTACAAAGTTCGCTCTGTTGTTGCTGGAAGCCGCAACTCTCTGGCCATTTGTGATGACGGCAAG TTGTTTACTTGGGGTTGGAACCAAAGAGGGACATTAGGGCATCCACCGGAGACCAAGACTGAGAACATTCCTAGCCAGGTCAAGGATCTTGCTAATGTCAACATTGTTCAG gCAGCAATTGGTGGATGGCATTGTTTGGCTGTTGATGATCAAGGACGTGCTTATGCTTGGG TTAGGTTGCTCATTGTTTGCATACCTGTGGAAGGACTAGTGGGGATGTCACTTGTGATGAATGATGAATCTAAATATGATGTATCTTGGACAAATGTAGGTGGAAATGAATATGGCCAGTGTGGTGAAGAACCCGAGAGGAAAGATGACACTGGGAGGCCTTTGAGAAGGGATATAGTCATTCCCCAATGTTGTGCATCAAAACTTGTAGTTCGCCAG GTAGCTGCTGGGGGTACTCACTCTGTGGTTCTCACACGTGAAGGGCATGTATGGAGCTGGGGTCAACCATGGCCTCCTGGAGACAT AAAGCAGATATCTGTCCCTGTGCGTGTACAAGGCCTTGAAAGAGTGAGGCTCATTGCAGTTGGTGCATTTCATAATTTAGCTCTTCAAGAAGATGGAACTTTATGGGCTTGGGGTAATAATGAATATGGACAGCTTGGAACCGGTGATACCCAGCCAAGATCTCAACCTATTACTGTCCAAGGACTTTCTGGTCTCACTTTG GTTGATATTGCTGCTGGTGGATGGCATTCTACTGCATTGACTGATGATGGGGAG GTGTATGGCTGGGGAAGAGGTGAACATGGAAGGTTGGGTTTTGGAGATAATGACAAGAGCAGTAAAATGGTTCCCCAAAGGGTTAATCTTTTAGTAGGGGAGGACATTGTTCAG GTATCTTGTGGCGGGACTCATTCAGTTGCATTGACACGTGATGGACGGATGTATACA TTTGGTCGAGGTGACCATGGACGACTTGGATATGGGAGGAAGGTGACTACAGGCCAACCAATGGAAGTGCCAACAGACATCCCACCTCCTAAAAATCTCAGTGAAAGTGGAGATGAGGGACGCTGGATTGCTAAACTTGTTGCTAGTGGTGGTCGCCATACCTTGGCCATTGTGGAATGGCACACTGGTGATTCTAAATAG
- the LOC118029683 gene encoding uncharacterized protein isoform X3, with the protein MVSTMEQSPYTNFQRREEPEFNLREWEFRAQISRENTRSRRFSGSNIRSFREDARSFRSNITVSSSTASSPGYSIREEIDPSTYSFTTALKALQARSGYYNSWECSSPDGFALHSKWNEAEKYICNPLSGEVPMECLSAKTLSGRSFRNLTNRITMSAPLVYSNHSRQIQTKTTTSIATHDDIVNHFPIKEDKMEGMLSTRDVGTQSTPPDVSSSSSPSPASTPSIIERKRCEVEGGDTPSCNSKLKAQGQVIF; encoded by the exons ATGGTTTCCACAATGGAGCAATCTCCATACACAAACTTTCAACGACGAGAGGAACCTGAGTTCAATTTAAGAGAATGGGAATTCAGGGCTCAGATCAGCCGCGAAAACACGAGATCAAGAAGGTTTTCAGGATCAAATATCAGAAGTTTTAGAGAAGATGCAAGGTCTTTCAGATCAAACATTACTGTTTCTAGCAGCACTGCCTCATCTCCTGGCTACTCCATAAGAG AAGAGATTGACCCCTCAACATACTCATTCACCACAGCTCTTAAAG CATTGCAAGCAAGGTCAGGATATTATAACAGTTGGGAATGCTCATCACCAGATGGATTTGCTTTACATTCCAAATGGAATGAAGCAGAGAAATATATATGCAACCCGCTCTCAGGAGAGGTACCGATGGAGTGTTTATCAGCTAAAACACTAAGTGGAAGATCATTTCGAAACTTAACAAACAGAATCACAATGTCTGCACCTCTTGTTTACTCTAATCATTCGCGGCAAATCCAGACAAAGACTACTACTTCTATTGCTACACATGACGATATTGTCAATCATTTTCCAATTAAAG AAGATAAGATGGAGGGCATGCTGAGCACTAGAGATGTCGGGACTCAAAGCACTCCTCCTGACGTCAGTTCATCAAGTAGTCCTAGTCCAGCTTCAACGCCTTCGAttatagagagaaagagatgtGAAGTAGAAGGTGGAGACACACCTAGTTGTAATTCAAAGCTGAAAGCTCAAGGACAG GTCATCTTCTAA
- the LOC118029683 gene encoding uncharacterized protein isoform X1: MVSTMEQSPYTNFQRREEPEFNLREWEFRAQISRENTRSRRFSGSNIRSFREDARSFRSNITVSSSTASSPGYSIREEIDPSTYSFTTALKALQARSGYYNSWECSSPDGFALHSKWNEAEKYICNPLSGEVPMECLSAKTLSGRSFRNLTNRITMSAPLVYSNHSRQIQTKTTTSIATHDDIVNHFPIKEDKMEGMLSTRDVGTQSTPPDVSSSSSPSPASTPSIIERKRCEVEGGDTPSCNSKLKAQGQVQVKETRGKEESTENESTGEESQNRKDEKMWMCSIRKQGGCLSWMRKRQRERHKPRNSNIFSFNVKGAAKKES; this comes from the exons ATGGTTTCCACAATGGAGCAATCTCCATACACAAACTTTCAACGACGAGAGGAACCTGAGTTCAATTTAAGAGAATGGGAATTCAGGGCTCAGATCAGCCGCGAAAACACGAGATCAAGAAGGTTTTCAGGATCAAATATCAGAAGTTTTAGAGAAGATGCAAGGTCTTTCAGATCAAACATTACTGTTTCTAGCAGCACTGCCTCATCTCCTGGCTACTCCATAAGAG AAGAGATTGACCCCTCAACATACTCATTCACCACAGCTCTTAAAG CATTGCAAGCAAGGTCAGGATATTATAACAGTTGGGAATGCTCATCACCAGATGGATTTGCTTTACATTCCAAATGGAATGAAGCAGAGAAATATATATGCAACCCGCTCTCAGGAGAGGTACCGATGGAGTGTTTATCAGCTAAAACACTAAGTGGAAGATCATTTCGAAACTTAACAAACAGAATCACAATGTCTGCACCTCTTGTTTACTCTAATCATTCGCGGCAAATCCAGACAAAGACTACTACTTCTATTGCTACACATGACGATATTGTCAATCATTTTCCAATTAAAG AAGATAAGATGGAGGGCATGCTGAGCACTAGAGATGTCGGGACTCAAAGCACTCCTCCTGACGTCAGTTCATCAAGTAGTCCTAGTCCAGCTTCAACGCCTTCGAttatagagagaaagagatgtGAAGTAGAAGGTGGAGACACACCTAGTTGTAATTCAAAGCTGAAAGCTCAAGGACAG GTTCAGGTAAAGGAAACAAGAGGGAAAGAAGAAAGCACAGAAAATGAGAGCACTGGAGAGGAAAGTCAGAACAGAAAGGATGAGAAAATGTGGATGTGCAGCATCAGGAAGCAAGGTGGATGCTTGTCATGGATGAGAAAAAGGCAGAGGGAGAGACACAAACCAAGAAACAGCAACATTTTCTCTTTTAACGTGAAGGGTGCTGCTAAAAAGGAGAGCTAG
- the LOC118029674 gene encoding ultraviolet-B receptor UVR8 isoform X2 — protein sequence MATESSVIAWGSGEDGQLGIGNNEEKEWVCIVKALEPYKVRSVVAGSRNSLAICDDGKLFTWGWNQRGTLGHPPETKTENIPSQVKDLANVNIVQAAIGGWHCLAVDDQGRAYAWGGNEYGQCGEEPERKDDTGRPLRRDIVIPQCCASKLVVRQVAAGGTHSVVLTREGHVWSWGQPWPPGDIKQISVPVRVQGLERVRLIAVGAFHNLALQEDGTLWAWGNNEYGQLGTGDTQPRSQPITVQGLSGLTLVDIAAGGWHSTALTDDGEVYGWGRGEHGRLGFGDNDKSSKMVPQRVNLLVGEDIVQVSCGGTHSVALTRDGRMYTFGRGDHGRLGYGRKVTTGQPMEVPTDIPPPKNLSESGDEGRWIAKLVASGGRHTLAIVEWHTGDSK from the exons ATGGCAACTGAGTCCTCTGTGATTGCCTG GGGATCAGGTGAGGATGGACAACTAGGGATAGGAAATAACGAAGAAAAAGAATGGGTTTGCATTGTCAAAGCTCTTGAACCTTACAAAGTTCGCTCTGTTGTTGCTGGAAGCCGCAACTCTCTGGCCATTTGTGATGACGGCAAG TTGTTTACTTGGGGTTGGAACCAAAGAGGGACATTAGGGCATCCACCGGAGACCAAGACTGAGAACATTCCTAGCCAGGTCAAGGATCTTGCTAATGTCAACATTGTTCAG gCAGCAATTGGTGGATGGCATTGTTTGGCTGTTGATGATCAAGGACGTGCTTATGCTTGGG GTGGAAATGAATATGGCCAGTGTGGTGAAGAACCCGAGAGGAAAGATGACACTGGGAGGCCTTTGAGAAGGGATATAGTCATTCCCCAATGTTGTGCATCAAAACTTGTAGTTCGCCAG GTAGCTGCTGGGGGTACTCACTCTGTGGTTCTCACACGTGAAGGGCATGTATGGAGCTGGGGTCAACCATGGCCTCCTGGAGACAT AAAGCAGATATCTGTCCCTGTGCGTGTACAAGGCCTTGAAAGAGTGAGGCTCATTGCAGTTGGTGCATTTCATAATTTAGCTCTTCAAGAAGATGGAACTTTATGGGCTTGGGGTAATAATGAATATGGACAGCTTGGAACCGGTGATACCCAGCCAAGATCTCAACCTATTACTGTCCAAGGACTTTCTGGTCTCACTTTG GTTGATATTGCTGCTGGTGGATGGCATTCTACTGCATTGACTGATGATGGGGAG GTGTATGGCTGGGGAAGAGGTGAACATGGAAGGTTGGGTTTTGGAGATAATGACAAGAGCAGTAAAATGGTTCCCCAAAGGGTTAATCTTTTAGTAGGGGAGGACATTGTTCAG GTATCTTGTGGCGGGACTCATTCAGTTGCATTGACACGTGATGGACGGATGTATACA TTTGGTCGAGGTGACCATGGACGACTTGGATATGGGAGGAAGGTGACTACAGGCCAACCAATGGAAGTGCCAACAGACATCCCACCTCCTAAAAATCTCAGTGAAAGTGGAGATGAGGGACGCTGGATTGCTAAACTTGTTGCTAGTGGTGGTCGCCATACCTTGGCCATTGTGGAATGGCACACTGGTGATTCTAAATAG
- the LOC118029684 gene encoding uncharacterized protein, with product MKAIILSASATARTTIFHYDVQFGRFCTNKHKGRCFLSVHSSSPSKLSPKQNHKVKLVFLTKAADSSRAASSTTGSKTIVTDDEFSLAKVSFGVIGLGLGISLLSYGFGAYFNILPGSEWSAIMLTYGFPLAIIGMALKYAELKPVPCLTYSDAEMLREKCATPILKQVRNDVIRYRYGDEQHLDEALKRIFQYGLGGGIPRRNAPILQMIREEVTEDGKYCLVLVFEAKFLQLSDFEKRQGKFTSFFGPDITAEIGIGENNLYEVRLISNLNADASPS from the exons ATGAAAGCAATAATATTATCAGCTTCTGCAACAGCAAGAACCACCATTTTCCACTATGATGTACAATTTGGAAGGTTCTGTACTAACAAGCACAAAGGTCGCTGCTTTCTCTCTGTACATTCTTCGTCACCATCAAAATTGAGTCCTAAACAAAACCACAAAGTTAAGCTTGTGTTCTTAACCAAAGCTGCTGATTCGAGTCGGGCTGCTTCTTCTACTACTGGTTCCAAAACGATTGTTACTGATGATGAGTTCTCTCTTGCTAAG GTCTCATTTGGTGTCATTGGACTGGGTTTAGGGATTTCGCTCCTGTC GTACGGTTTTGGGGCATATTTTAACATCCTTCCTGGATCTGAATGGTCAGCAATAATGCTAACATATGGCTTTCCTCTTGCAATAATTGGTATGGCTCTCAAg TATGCAGAACTGAAGCCAGTGCCATGCTTGACTTATTCAGATGCTGAGATGTTAAGAGAAAAATGTGCCACTCCAATCCTTAAACAG GTCAGGAATGATGTTATAAGATATCGTTATGGAGATGAGCAGCATTTGGATGAGGCATTGAAACGAATTTTCCAGTATGGTCTG GGTGGAGGAATTCCAAGGCGGAATGCACCTATTCTGCAGATGATTCGTGAAGAA GTCACAGAGGATGGTAAATACTGTCTTGTCCTGGTCTTCGAGGCAAAATTTTTGCAGTTGTCGGACTTTGAAAAAAGACAG GGAAAATTTACTTCATTCTTCGGACCAGATATCACAGCTGAGATCG GGATAGGGGAAAACAACCTATACGAAGTTCGACTTATTTCCAACTTAAATGCCGATGCATCACCTTCATGA
- the LOC118029675 gene encoding RHOMBOID-like protein 9, chloroplastic, protein MVYMAVVPICYKIPCKDHTLSTRNSARQHERGLLCACSAFAQGGSYLSISSDVQRNWPVIYTTADVLEKVKTRGGTNASKGTILNQGLLKFQSVMDVPHLHKIHRTSRENLSVACYASKSGTNEKQLRLLDSYFGKLQDNGSEPSSDSCNERTDCLDTRVQINVKEELEYLNTYLDKLDKDANLENNVSSTFNDEATEENPILKPISVSKESRRDNEERLRSFRKLRNQYVESGSRRSEALEQNYETSYFYLIGTLASINIAVFLFEIASPVRNSEFALFSLPLLYGAKINDLILIGEWWRLVTPMFLHSGAFHVVLGSWSLLTFGPEVCRGYGSFTFFLIYVLGGISGNLTSFLHTPEPTVGGTGPVFAIIGAWLIYQNQNKDVISKDDFDRMFQKAVITTAASFILSHFGPIDDWTHLGAVLTGIVYGFFTCATLQLDDASSRSGQDEGIALVKRHADPCKSLIIFTIFILFLSSLLFFVEPPLETVVLEDYV, encoded by the exons ATG GTTTACATGGCTGTAGTTCCAATATGCTACAAAATCCCCTGTAAAGATCATACTCTCTCAACTCGAAATTCAGCAAGGCAACACGAGAGAGGTCTTCTTTGTGCCTGTTCTGCTTTTGCACAGGGGGGCAGTTACCTCTCAATTTCAAGTGATGTGCAGAGGAATTGGCCGGTAATATATACAACTGCTGATGTTCTGGAGAAAGTTAAGACTAGAGGTGGGACGAATGCTTCAAAAGGAACGATTCTTAACCAGGGTCTCTTGAAATTTCAGAGCGTGATGGACGTACCCCACCTGCATAAAATCCACAGAACAAGTAGAGAAAATCTCTCTGTGGCGTGCTATGCATCAAAGTCTGGTACAAATGAGAAGCAACTGAGATTATTAGATTCATACTTTGGAAAACTCCAAGATAATGGAAGTGAGCCATCTTCAGATTCTTGTAACGAGAGGACAGATTGTTTGGATACAAGAGTGCAAATCAATGTGAAGGAGGAGCTGGAATATCTAAATACTTATCTTGACAAGCTTGATAAAG ATGCAAACTTAGAGAATAATGTATCATCAACTTTCAATGATGAAGCTACGGAGGAAAATCCAATACTAAAACCAATATCAGTCAGTAAAGAATCTAGAAGAGATAATGAAGAGAGACTGAGAAGTTTCAGGAAACTGAGAAATCAGTATGTTGAAAGTGGTTCGAGGAGGTCTGAAGCTTTAGAGCAAAATTATGAAACCTCTTATTTCTACTTAAT AGGTACACTGGCTTCCATAAATATTGCTGTTTTTCTGTTCGAAATTGCTAGTCCGGTGAGGAATTCTGAATTTGCGCTCTTTTCACTCCCTCTGTTATATGGCGCAAAGATAAATGATTTGATCCTAATTGGAGAGTGGTGGAGGCTTGTGACACCAATGTTTCTG CACTCTGGAGCTTTTCATGTGGTTCTTGGATCTTGGTCACTGCTTACCTTTGGGCCTGAAGTTTGTCGAGGTTATGGTTCCTTCACATTTTTCTTGATATACGTGCTTGGAGGAATTTCAGGAAACTTGACAAGCTTTCTCCACACACCAGAGCCAACTGTTGGTGGCACA GGACCGGTATTTGCCATTATTGGAGCTTGGCTCATTTATCAGAATCAAAATAAAGATGTAATATCGAAGGATGATTTTGATCGTATGTTCCAGAAGGCAGTAATCACCACTGCTGCTAGCTTCATCTTGAGCCATTTTGGTCCAATCGATGACTG GACACATTTGGGAGCAGTTTTGACAGGCAtagtttatggttttttcaCATGTGCAACTCTACAATTGGATGATGCGTCTTCAAGAAGTGGTCAAGATGAAGGCATTGCGCTTGTTAAAAGACATGCAGATCCTTGTAAATCACTCATTATATTCACCATCTTCATTCTCTTCTTAAGctctttgcttttctttgttGAACCTCCCCTAGAAACAGTAGTCCTTGAAGACTACGTATAG
- the LOC118029677 gene encoding membrane protein PM19L-like has protein sequence MMAVGRDSKDLIGPLLAVNLVFFLIMLGLAGWSVDKYINGEQNHPHLGGNPATIFMLMYALISGVSGVSSMLVGFVHLRAWRNDSLASASAMAIISWAITALAFGFECKQILLGGHRGERLKTLEALIIISLLSQFLYVVVLHAGFFRIRYGPVYHNYGSDSVGDIPVGNEPHMSST, from the exons ATGATGGCTGTTGGAAGGGATAGTAAAGATTTAATAGGTCCACTTTTAGCAGTGAACCTGGTATTTTTTCTCATTATGCTTGGGCTAGCAGGTTGGTCAGTTGACAAATACATCAATGGTGAACAGAATCACCCAC ATTTGGGTGGCAATCCAGCAACAATCTTCATGTTGATGTATGCACTGATAAGTGGGGTAAGTGGTGTTAGTTCAATGCTTGTTGGGTTTGTCCATCTTCGTGCATGGAGAAATGATAGTTTAGCAAGTGCAAGTGCCATGGCAATCATTTCTTGGGCTATTACTGCCCTTGCTTTTGG ATTTGAATGCAAGCAAATTTTATTAGGAGGGCACAGAGGAGAAAGATTG AAAACTTTGGAAGCACTGATTATAATATCACTCCTAAGTCAGTTCCTGTATGTGGTGGTTCTCCACGCTGGGTTTTTCAGGATCAGATACGGACCTGTTTACCATAATTATGGCAGTGATTCTGTCGGCGACATCCCCGTGGGCAATGAGCCACATATGTCTAGCACCTGA
- the LOC118029683 gene encoding uncharacterized protein isoform X2, translated as MVSTMEQSPYTNFQRREEPEFNLREWEFRAQISRENTRSRRFSGSNIRSFREDARSFRSNITVSSSTASSPGYSIREEIDPSTYSFTTALKALQARSGYYNSWECSSPDGFALHSKWNEAEKYICNPLSGEVPMECLSAKTLSGRSFRNLTNRITMSAPLVYSNHSRQIQTKTTTSIATHDDIVNHFPIKEDKMEGMLSTRDVGTQSTPPDVSSSSSPSPASTPSIIERKRCEVEGGDTPSCNSKLKAQGQPCVSGLNHRIVVSLDTKILLHQAIIIYIIGATHHH; from the exons ATGGTTTCCACAATGGAGCAATCTCCATACACAAACTTTCAACGACGAGAGGAACCTGAGTTCAATTTAAGAGAATGGGAATTCAGGGCTCAGATCAGCCGCGAAAACACGAGATCAAGAAGGTTTTCAGGATCAAATATCAGAAGTTTTAGAGAAGATGCAAGGTCTTTCAGATCAAACATTACTGTTTCTAGCAGCACTGCCTCATCTCCTGGCTACTCCATAAGAG AAGAGATTGACCCCTCAACATACTCATTCACCACAGCTCTTAAAG CATTGCAAGCAAGGTCAGGATATTATAACAGTTGGGAATGCTCATCACCAGATGGATTTGCTTTACATTCCAAATGGAATGAAGCAGAGAAATATATATGCAACCCGCTCTCAGGAGAGGTACCGATGGAGTGTTTATCAGCTAAAACACTAAGTGGAAGATCATTTCGAAACTTAACAAACAGAATCACAATGTCTGCACCTCTTGTTTACTCTAATCATTCGCGGCAAATCCAGACAAAGACTACTACTTCTATTGCTACACATGACGATATTGTCAATCATTTTCCAATTAAAG AAGATAAGATGGAGGGCATGCTGAGCACTAGAGATGTCGGGACTCAAAGCACTCCTCCTGACGTCAGTTCATCAAGTAGTCCTAGTCCAGCTTCAACGCCTTCGAttatagagagaaagagatgtGAAGTAGAAGGTGGAGACACACCTAGTTGTAATTCAAAGCTGAAAGCTCAAGGACAG CCATGTGTTTCAGGGCTGAATCACAGAATAGTGGTATCACTGGATACGAAAATACTCCTTCATCAAGCTATTATCATTTACATTATTGGAGCCACACATCATCATTAG